From Streptomyces sp. TLI_235, a single genomic window includes:
- a CDS encoding PBSX family phage terminase large subunit codes for MLRDVQLPLSRKQIASIVESQHRINAWEGSVRSGKTVASLLRWLGYVANAPRGGELVMVGRTRDSIFRNVFAVLTNPDLFGLLAKQVHYTNGAATARIMGRLVHVIGANDAQAEPKVRGMTCAGAYVDEATTLPESFFDQLVARCSVKGAQVFCTTNPDNPQHWFRKKYLLRPSETRLRSWHFTLDDNPFLDPEYIAALKSTYQGLFYKRNILGQWVQAEGAVYDMWQPDTMVVDLLPQMTRWMSVGIDYGTANPFAGILLGVGTDQRLYIASEYRHDSRLAHRQLTDAQYSRAVQDWLKAREAQPEWLFVDPSASSFLTQLWADGVPGVAKANNDVLDGIRSVGVAIGSGRLRVHRSCEALLEELPAYAWDDKAARNEGKDKPIKALDHSVDALRYALHSTAHEWRHIIGRPELEVAA; via the coding sequence ATGCTCCGTGATGTGCAGCTCCCGCTCTCGCGGAAGCAGATTGCCAGCATCGTCGAGTCCCAGCACCGGATCAACGCCTGGGAGGGCAGCGTCCGGTCGGGCAAGACCGTCGCCTCGCTGCTGCGGTGGCTCGGCTACGTAGCCAACGCCCCACGCGGCGGCGAACTCGTCATGGTCGGCCGCACCCGCGACTCGATCTTCCGGAACGTGTTCGCCGTCCTCACGAACCCCGACCTGTTCGGGCTCCTGGCCAAGCAGGTGCACTACACCAACGGCGCCGCGACGGCCCGCATCATGGGCCGCCTGGTACACGTCATCGGCGCGAACGACGCCCAAGCCGAGCCCAAGGTCAGGGGCATGACCTGCGCCGGGGCGTACGTCGACGAGGCAACGACCCTCCCGGAGTCGTTCTTCGACCAGCTCGTGGCCCGCTGCTCGGTCAAGGGCGCGCAGGTCTTTTGCACAACCAACCCGGACAACCCGCAGCACTGGTTCCGCAAGAAGTACCTGCTGCGGCCCAGCGAGACCCGACTCCGGTCCTGGCACTTCACCCTCGACGACAACCCGTTCCTCGACCCCGAGTACATCGCCGCGCTCAAATCCACGTACCAGGGCCTGTTCTACAAGCGGAACATCCTCGGCCAGTGGGTGCAGGCCGAGGGCGCCGTCTACGACATGTGGCAGCCCGACACCATGGTGGTCGACCTGCTGCCGCAGATGACCCGTTGGATGTCCGTAGGCATCGACTACGGCACCGCGAACCCGTTCGCTGGCATCCTCCTGGGCGTCGGCACCGACCAACGCCTGTACATCGCCTCGGAGTACCGGCACGACTCCCGGCTCGCACACCGGCAGCTCACCGACGCCCAGTACTCGCGGGCCGTGCAGGACTGGCTCAAGGCCCGTGAGGCACAGCCCGAGTGGCTGTTCGTCGACCCGTCCGCCTCGTCGTTCCTGACCCAGCTGTGGGCGGACGGCGTGCCCGGGGTGGCGAAGGCCAACAACGATGTCCTGGACGGCATCCGCTCCGTCGGTGTGGCGATCGGCTCCGGCCGGCTCCGCGTGCACCGCTCCTGCGAGGCCCTCCTCGAGGAGCTCCCCGCGTACGCGTGGGACGACAAGGCCGCCCGCAACGAGGGCAAGGACAAGCCGATCAAGGCGCTCGACCACAGCGTTGACGCCCTGAGGTACGCCCTGCACTCCACTGCCCACGAGTGGCGGCACATCATCGGCCGCCCGGAGTTGGAGGTAGCAGCATGA
- a CDS encoding excisionase family DNA binding protein: MSPKFPNPPLEQIRPEHLLTTEQAAAHLGVKKVTIRRWVHDGKIEAVPLGDTGPRLYHLVPLAQAEKDAWDHGAHRPIRGGRRPGWSPSSNATPAAA, from the coding sequence GTGAGCCCGAAGTTCCCGAACCCGCCGCTCGAGCAGATCCGGCCGGAGCACCTCCTCACCACCGAGCAGGCCGCCGCCCACCTCGGCGTCAAGAAGGTGACGATCCGCCGATGGGTGCACGACGGGAAGATCGAAGCCGTACCCCTCGGTGACACCGGCCCCCGGCTCTATCACCTCGTGCCCCTCGCCCAGGCCGAGAAGGACGCATGGGACCACGGCGCGCACCGACCGATCCGCGGCGGCCGCCGACCCGGCTGGTCACCAAGCAGCAACGCCACCCCCGCGGCCGCGTAG